Proteins encoded in a region of the Zea mays cultivar B73 chromosome 4, Zm-B73-REFERENCE-NAM-5.0, whole genome shotgun sequence genome:
- the LOC103655245 gene encoding uncharacterized protein has product MSGFVLRRFVDLIGNGVKTDKGFKEIHLNSVAKNVSEFCGQEVTGQQVYNHLRKWRSRWVKVCKLKNISGALWDEDNFVISLEEGHYAAYIKDHPKDADYLNRPIENYMPMQIIFGSGVATGKFAMGSNEPLGKPTDIVDILDDGIEVTSKFVDCSNLTNKGKTVDKGTPGESNDNKPNLGKRKRFMTDEDVAVFNGMKQAVSDVVAAVRESIHAEAAPGIYNAVINCPGFSREALMYALNHMMEHKATSLVFLDMTPDDRDLWLKTFLAKHYHN; this is encoded by the exons ATGTCTGGGTTTGTTCTCCGTCGTTTTGTTGACTTGATAGGAAATGGGGTTAAGACTGACAAGGGTTTTAAGGAAATCCACCTTAACTCTGTTGCTAAAAATGTATCTGAGTTCTGTGGCCAAGAAGTAACAGGCCAACAAGTGTACAATCACCTTCGTAAGTGGAGGTCTAGGTGGGTCAAGGTTTGCAAACTAAAGAACATTAGTGGCGCTCTTTGGGATGAGGATAACTTTGTCATAAGCTTAGAAGAGGGTCATTATGCTGCTTACATCAAG GATCACCCAAAAGATGCTGATTACCTCAATAGGCCCATAGAGAACTATATGCCTATGCAAATCATATTTGGAAGTGGGGTTGCCACAGGTAAGTTTGCAATGGGTTCAAATGAGCCTTTGGGCAAGCCAACTGACATTGTTGACATCCTAGATGATGGCATTGAAGTGACCTCAAAGTTTGTTGATTGTTCCAATCTAACTAACAAGGGGAAGACTGTTGACAAGGGTACCCCTGGTGAGTCCAATGATAACAAGCCTAACTTAGGGAAGAGGAAGAGGTTCATGACTGATGAGGATgttgctgtgttcaatgggatgaaACAAGCTGTTTcagatgttgttgctgctgtcCGTGAAAGCATCCATGCTGAAGCAGCACCTGGGATCTACAATGCTGTAATCAACTGTCCTGGGTTCTCTAGGGAGGCTCTCATGTATGCCCTAAACCACATGATGGAGCACAAGGCCACCTCCCTGGTGTTCCTGGACATGACTCCTGATGATCGTGACCTATGGCTCAAGACTTTCCTAGCCAAGCACTACCACAACTGA